From the genome of Candidatus Zixiibacteriota bacterium:
GCGGCGGTGTTTCCGCAGCATGAAAATGACCGCCATGCCGAGGGCAATTCCGATGCGCATATCAAGTCGTCGTTGATCGGCTGCTCCGAAACGATCATCGTTTCCGGCGGGAAGCTCTTGCTCGGCACCTGGCAGGGAATATACTTCTGCGAATTCGACGGCCCGCGACAGCGCGAGTGCCTGGTCAAGCTGCTGGCCGACTGATGTTGCTCCTTGAGATCATCGCGGTCGGAAAAGTCCGCCCGGCCTGGCTCAAAGAGGGAATCGACTACTATCGGAAGTTAACATCGAAGTATGCCCGGGTCGAAGTCACGGCGATTCGGGACTCCGGAACGGCTCATCTGGATCGGGAGCGCGCACTGTCGCAGGAATCAGACAATATCGTCGCGCGGCTCGACGACCGCGCGTTCGTGATTGCGCTGGATGAGCGGGGCAAGGTCTACACGTCCATCGAGATGGCAGCTTTGTTGTGCGATCGACAGCAGAAATATTCGCGCTTTCAGTTCATCATTGGCGGCGCGCATGGCCTCGCAGCATCGATTCTCCATCGCGCAGATCTGCGCTTGTCCCTGTCGGCGATGACGCTGCCGCACGAAATGTGCCAGATGATCTTGCTCGAGCAGCTTTATCGCGCGCTGGCCATCAACGCGGGCGCATCCTACCACAAATAGCTTGAACCCAAGAAAGCAGGGGTAGCCGATTGCGCAGCTACCCCTGTCGGGCCCCGTTTTTGCCCTTTCGTCTTAGTTGCCGGCGAGCGCGGTCAAGCGTTGCCAGCCCGATTCTGTCGACATCCGCGCGACCACGCTCGAGCTTGCCGCCTTTCGGAACTGCTCGTAGGTCTTGCGTGCCTCGCCTTCGTTGCCCATCGCCAGATGGCTGAGTGCAAGGTAGCCGTAGATCTCCGGACTCTCGTCGCCGAACTTCTTGAGCTTTTTCAGTACTTTTTCTGCGTCTTTGTAGCGGCCCACCATATAGTAGGCTTTGCCGACATCGATCTGCGCCTGCTTGTCTTCGGGACTGAACGAGAGCGACTTCTCGAGATCGGCCGCGCCGCCATCGTAATTGCCCGAAGCAATCCGTGCCCAGCCGCGCAGTGTGTAAGCATCGGCGGCATCGGGCTGGAAGGCGATGATCTTGTCATAACAACCGATCGCCTGCGCATATTGGCCGGCATTCAGATACAGATCGGCGGCCGACCGGTAATCGGCACGCGCATTGAGCTTCTTGCCTGCGGCCAGGTGCGCTTCCGCGCGACGCAGATACGCCTTGACCATCGTGTTGTCTTTCGCCAGCGCTAACGTGTAGTAACCCACGGCTTCAACGTATTGCTGTTCGCCGAAGAGGGTTTCCGCCTGGGTAAAGAAATCCTGAGCGGTGTATTCCGCCGGCGCGGTCGGGCGGGCGTCTTCCAACGTCACCACCAGCTCTTGCGTCTCGCCTTCAGCAATCACGATTGGCTGCACGTAAGATACGTAGCCCTCAGCGCGGACTTCTAACGCCCGATTGCCGGGACGGATCCGCTTGAGCGACTGCCCGGCCTTACCGGCCAGTTTGCCGTCCAGGTAGATCCCGGCATCCGCCACGTTGCAGTTGATTTTCAGGCCGCCATATTCCGGCTGGTCGTCCGGTTGAATCGGCGTCGTCGCAACCGGCTGTGCCGTTGTCTGGCTGCGCCGCGTCTGCGGCAGGATCGGCGTGACGCTGCCGTACATGATGTCCGACTGGTTGTTCTGCACGACCAGCGGGAAGTAGCGCTCCTCAAAGAGTTCTCCGTCCATCTTGACGTCATAGCGGCCATTTGCCAAACCGGTGAACTTGAACACGCCATGTTCGTCCGTCACCGTCATGAGGTTTAGCTGCGGTATGCTGACACTAATGCCCGCCAGCACCTCATCGCTTTCGGAATTGGTCACCACGCCGAAGACCGTGGCCTTGGGCACCGCCGGCGTGCTGAACAATTTCATCGCGACCAGGGCGATCACCAGCAACGCGGCCGCGCCACCAATGATCCACTTGCGGCGGTCGATGCTGCCCGCCTTAACGACAAACTCCTGACCGGCGATCGTCACCTGATCACCGGGACGCAAGAGCGTCGGCTTGGGCACGGTGAGGCTCTGACCGCGCAGAAACACGGCCGGTTGCCGGTGATTCGGCAGGGCCGGTTCGGGGACGGCAATCGCAATCGCCTGCGAGTCTGCCACGACGTTGTCGTCAGTCTCGGCGGCGGCTTCCGCATCGGCCACCGCGTCATCGCGAGTTGCTCTCACGGGGGCTGTCGCAGCAGCTTCAGGAACACTTGCAGCGGAGGATTCGGATTCCGGCGCGGCATCGCTGCGCAATGTCTTGGAAAGGCTATCGAGCAAACGCCCCTTATCGATTTCCGAGACTCCTTCCGCCGGCGGCGGCGTTGGAAGTTCGTCATCATCCTTCAGCGGTTTCAGCCGGCTCATAATCTCTCCCGGCGTTTTGGTGACGGCGCTGGGCTGACGCTTGGGCTCTTGCGCCTCCGGCTCTTGCGGCTCCGGAGCCGAGTCGGTTTGCGTCCGCATGAGAAAGTCGGACGCCGACTCGATGCCCAGGGAAGTGCGCTCACCACTCTCTGGATCATCCAGCGACTTGGCGGCTTCGACTTTGGATTCGTTACCGTAGAGGCTTAGCAGCTTGTCGATTCCCGTCCCGTCGCCGGCGGGACGGTCGGCGGGAGGAGTTGCCGCCTCCGGATCAGCGACATCTTCGACGGTGAAGTCAGCTTCTGCTTCCGGCTGTTGCGACGGCTTCGGCTGGTCTGCCGCTTCCTGCGTCAGTGCGTCCTGCGGACGCTCTGCCACATCGACGGCCACTGCCTGCCCCAGTCGCTCGCCACAGTTCTTGCAGAAAACCGCCCCGTCAAATTGATTCGCCGAGCCGCACTTGCTGCACTCGATCATAAGCCTCCCGCTGTTATGCGTTTAGATCACCTTAAGTATCGACATTTTCGGCGCTTTCATTTAGCATCTGCCCGCCCTGTTCGTCTTAACTCCAGGGAAATTATTCGCTTGACACTGCCAAGCCGGGCGAATATTCTTTAGGTTCGATTAGGATGGAAGTTGTTGTTTTGTATACAGTTTGGGAGGAATGCCGGAAATGCTTAGAAAACTGACGGTGTGGGGATTGTGCTTGTTCGCCCTCGTAGCGATCATCGGCTGCGACGGCGACGATAACGGCAATGGCGGACTGAACTCATTCAATGCGGTTCTTCTACGACCCGACCGCCTTCCGTCGCTTTCCGGAGGGCTGGTTTATGAGGGCTGGTTGGCGCGGGTCGACGATCACGGCAACTGGATCGAAAAGAAGTCGTTCGGCAAGTTCTTCTGGGACGAGTTCAATTACAAATTCCTCGCCAGCAATGGCAGCGGTACCCAAATCGACTCCGTCTTCGAGGCCAAAGCGAATATCTACGACTACGACTTGGTGGCAATCACCCTCGAGCAGTATCCCAACGATCCCAGCGGCGATCCCTCGCCGACCATCGTCGCCCAGAGCACGATTGTCCCGGATCGCGTCACCATGATGCGCTTCCCGGTCAATTTCGACGGTGTTCCCCCCGGATCGTTCTGCATCGGCACCTTCTCCAACGGCAATTGGAAGGAGATGGGCGAGGTTGACAAGGCGCTCGAACGCTATGGCGTCTGGTTCCTGAGTCTGACGGTCGGCCCGACGGGCAACGAAGGCGCCGAGCAATTCGCCACGGCTCTGACCCTGCCGGTTCTGCCCGACACCGGCTATCTCTACGAAGGTTGGGTGACAACCGCCATCGGGGACACCATCTCTACCGGCAAGTTCTTCTTCCCGGATTATCAAGACTACAGCAATCGTCACTGCGACCTTCGCGCGATCCCGAACTATCCCGGCGAGGACTTCCTGGTCGATCGCCCGAGTTGGATTCCCGAAGCGCGCTGGCCTTTGGATTGCATGACGGGCGGCCAGGCGTTGGTCACGGTCGAGCCGAATCCGGACAACGACCTGCAGCGACCTTCAAACCTCGTTGTCCTGCGTGGAAATATGCCGGCCCGGGCCGCTGATCAAAATGGTGACGCCCGCCGCATCAATTTCCCGATGGGCTCCGTCGCCGGTGTGACCTTCCCGGTGATCGAAGCCGTGTTCGTCAAGCGCTAGACCGCGGCAACGCAAGTAAGTTGGTCGAAGGCCGATGTCGTTGCATCGGCCTTCGATTTTGACGGGCGCAAGTCAATCCACTCCGGAAGGGGTCTAATTCATATGGAATTTCCTGCGATCCGCACGCGCCATCATCTTGTTCAGCAAACCCTTAGACGTTGTTTTTTGAAACTTTTGCCCCTAACTTGCGTTCGTCACAACTGGTCGAGGGAGGTTACATGACCGACGCAGTCAACGAATATCCAGCCACTGAAACAAAATTGATGTCACCTTGGTCTATGTTGGTGAATGTTCTGTTTTCACCAACGCGGGTCTTTCAAGCTGCCAAGGAGAAGCCGAAGTGGGCCGTGCCGGCGATTGTCATTATCGTCCTGCTCGCCCTCAACGCCATCTTGATCGCACCGATGACAAACCAAATCGGAATCGATATGATCCAAAAATCGGATCGGCTGACCGACGCCCAGAAGGCAGAAATCATTCAGGGCATGAAAGAGCAGGGGCCGATTGCAATGGCGAAGTCGGCTGTCGGTACGGCTGTCTTCCTGTTCATCGTATGGTTGATCGGAGCCGGCCTGAGCACGCTCTTCGGCAATGTCATGTTCAGCGCCGGCCTGCGCTTTGTCCACTATTTCGTCATTATGGTGCTGTCTTTCTCCCCCTGGGTCATCGGGGCTATCGTCAAGACTCCGCTCATGATGGCGAAGAATGATGTCGATATCCGCACGTCACTGGCCGTCCTCAGTAGCTCACCGATCGTGGGCAACATCGGTCTCACGCTACTGAACACGTTCACTGATGTCTTCATTCTCTGGACGATCTGCCTGATTGTCCTCGGGATCAAGACCATGAGCGGCCTGAGCCTGTTCAAGTCCGTCACGGTGGTAGCACCCACCGTCATCCTGTTTATTCTCGTCGTGTTTGGCTCGACCGCGCTCATGAAGATGGTTATGTAAGTATCTGAGCTTTGTTTATAAGGAGAAGTTGATGCATCGCTTTTCACCAGCATTTACGTTTATTGGATTACTCCTGATAATTCTGTCATTGCCGTCCGGGACGAGCCTCGCCCAAACCCAGGGCCTCACCGTGCAGCAATGCATCGATATCGCGCTCGAACGCAACATTGGTGTGATCACGGCCAAGAATAATCTCGGCCGCGCCAAATGGGATCTCTGGGATGCCTGGGGCGACGCGCTGCCGAATATCTCGGCATCGGCGCGCTATGGCTACAACAAGTCCTTTGGCAAGCAGTATCAGCCTGAACTCGGTATCGAGGTCGAGGTCCCGGGTACGAAGTCTTATTCCACCGGACTGTCGATCTCGATGACGTTGTTCGATGGCGGCGCCACCTGGTTCAACATCAAGCGGAGCTCGTTGCTCAAGACTGCGTCACGTAACGACCTGCGGCAGCAAATCCTCAGCACGATCTACAGCGTGCGTCAGGCCTACTATTCTCTTGTGAGCGCGTATATGTTGCGCCGCGTTCAAGAGGATGCGCTGGCGCGTTCCAAGAAACAGCTGGAAGTGACAACCAGCCGGTACGAATTGGGATCGGCGTCGTTGTCCGAGAAACTTAAAGCCCAGGTTAACGTCGCCAATGACTCCCTGACGCTGCTCCAGCGCGTAAACGACATCCAGACTGCGGAGTTTAATCTCAACGTTTTGATGAATCGCGATGTCAGTCTGCCGGTCAATCCGGTCGACACGCTGGCGCGCGTCGATATCTCCCGTTCCTTGGACGAGTGCATCGAGACAGCGCTCAACGATAACCCGTCGCTCAAATCAACCAAAGCAAGCTACGATGCAGCTCGCGCCAGTACCAAGATCTCGCGCCAGTCGTGGGTGCCGCGGGCCAATATGTCGCTCAACTGGGGTTGGAGCACGCGCGAGTCCGGCGAATGGTTCAGCTACAAGTACGACAACGGCGCGTACAGTTTCGGAATCAACTTCTCTTACGGTCTTTTCGATGGTTTCACCAAGAAGACTGCCTATTCCAAGGCCCGGTTGTCGGAGCAGACTGCGCGCGAAAACTACGAGTCGGAGCGCAACGTGCTGATCTACAACGTGCGCCAGGCCTACCTGGACATCCAGAAGGCACGCCTGCAGCATGAAACGGCCTTGCTGGCCGAAATGTCGGCGGCAGAAGACATGAAATTGCAGCAAGAACGCTATCGCCTGGGGGCCTCGTCGATTCTGGAACTGCTCGACGCCCAGGTTTCGTTGACCAACGCCCAGTATTCGCGGATATCAGCGCTCTACCAGCTGAATTTGGCCGTGGCAGCCATGGCCAGAGCTATGGGGCAGATGTAAGGAGCCGGCGCCGAGCACCCGCGCTCGACTCGGAAATAAGGTTATGACCAAAAAGAAACGTAACATTCTCATCGCCGTCGCCGTTGTCGTCGTGCTCGCCATCTTCATCATCGCGAATCTCGGCCGCAGCAGCGGTAGTGTCGATTCGGTGCAGGTCGACAAAGTCAAGAAGGGCGCCATTACTTCCGAAGTGACTGCCACCGGCTCGGTCCAGGCGCGCACCACCGTCAAGATCTCCGCAGACGTCTCCGCCAAAATCGTCGACCTGCCGGTGCGCGAGGGCGATCTCGTCAAGAAAGGCGACGTGCTGGTGCGGCTCGACCCCACCCGCTACGAAGCTGCGGTCAGCCAGGCCGAAGCCGGCGTTGCCTCGGCGCGCGCTGCGGAAAAGCGCGCGGAGGCCAGTCTGATCGAAGCTCGGCAAAACTACGAGCGCGCCAAGAAACTCTATGCTGCTCAGTTGATCTCGGAAGAGCAATACATTCAGTCCGAAACCGGCCACCAGGTCGCCACCGCCAATTTCGAATCGGCGCAGTTCCTGACCAAGCAGCAGATCGCCGTGCTTGAACAGGAAAAGGACATCCTGCGCAAGACGATTATCACCGCGCCGATTGATGGGACGGTTGTCAGTTTGAACGCCGAGGTCGGCGAGATCGTCATGATTGGGACGATGAATAACCCGGGCACGGTGATCATGACGGTGGCC
Proteins encoded in this window:
- a CDS encoding YjbQ family protein, with protein sequence MIERITIRTTARQQLRNITSQISGVLAKSGITDGLCVVFTPHTTAAITINENADPEVQSDILRKLAAVFPQHENDRHAEGNSDAHIKSSLIGCSETIIVSGGKLLLGTWQGIYFCEFDGPRQRECLVKLLAD
- a CDS encoding 23S rRNA (pseudouridine(1915)-N(3))-methyltransferase RlmH; this encodes MLLLEIIAVGKVRPAWLKEGIDYYRKLTSKYARVEVTAIRDSGTAHLDRERALSQESDNIVARLDDRAFVIALDERGKVYTSIEMAALLCDRQQKYSRFQFIIGGAHGLAASILHRADLRLSLSAMTLPHEMCQMILLEQLYRALAINAGASYHK
- a CDS encoding carboxypeptidase regulatory-like domain-containing protein, encoding MIECSKCGSANQFDGAVFCKNCGERLGQAVAVDVAERPQDALTQEAADQPKPSQQPEAEADFTVEDVADPEAATPPADRPAGDGTGIDKLLSLYGNESKVEAAKSLDDPESGERTSLGIESASDFLMRTQTDSAPEPQEPEAQEPKRQPSAVTKTPGEIMSRLKPLKDDDELPTPPPAEGVSEIDKGRLLDSLSKTLRSDAAPESESSAASVPEAAATAPVRATRDDAVADAEAAAETDDNVVADSQAIAIAVPEPALPNHRQPAVFLRGQSLTVPKPTLLRPGDQVTIAGQEFVVKAGSIDRRKWIIGGAAALLVIALVAMKLFSTPAVPKATVFGVVTNSESDEVLAGISVSIPQLNLMTVTDEHGVFKFTGLANGRYDVKMDGELFEERYFPLVVQNNQSDIMYGSVTPILPQTRRSQTTAQPVATTPIQPDDQPEYGGLKINCNVADAGIYLDGKLAGKAGQSLKRIRPGNRALEVRAEGYVSYVQPIVIAEGETQELVVTLEDARPTAPAEYTAQDFFTQAETLFGEQQYVEAVGYYTLALAKDNTMVKAYLRRAEAHLAAGKKLNARADYRSAADLYLNAGQYAQAIGCYDKIIAFQPDAADAYTLRGWARIASGNYDGGAADLEKSLSFSPEDKQAQIDVGKAYYMVGRYKDAEKVLKKLKKFGDESPEIYGYLALSHLAMGNEGEARKTYEQFRKAASSSVVARMSTESGWQRLTALAGN
- a CDS encoding anti-sigma factor; translated protein: MLRKLTVWGLCLFALVAIIGCDGDDNGNGGLNSFNAVLLRPDRLPSLSGGLVYEGWLARVDDHGNWIEKKSFGKFFWDEFNYKFLASNGSGTQIDSVFEAKANIYDYDLVAITLEQYPNDPSGDPSPTIVAQSTIVPDRVTMMRFPVNFDGVPPGSFCIGTFSNGNWKEMGEVDKALERYGVWFLSLTVGPTGNEGAEQFATALTLPVLPDTGYLYEGWVTTAIGDTISTGKFFFPDYQDYSNRHCDLRAIPNYPGEDFLVDRPSWIPEARWPLDCMTGGQALVTVEPNPDNDLQRPSNLVVLRGNMPARAADQNGDARRINFPMGSVAGVTFPVIEAVFVKR
- a CDS encoding YIP1 family protein, producing the protein MTDAVNEYPATETKLMSPWSMLVNVLFSPTRVFQAAKEKPKWAVPAIVIIVLLALNAILIAPMTNQIGIDMIQKSDRLTDAQKAEIIQGMKEQGPIAMAKSAVGTAVFLFIVWLIGAGLSTLFGNVMFSAGLRFVHYFVIMVLSFSPWVIGAIVKTPLMMAKNDVDIRTSLAVLSSSPIVGNIGLTLLNTFTDVFILWTICLIVLGIKTMSGLSLFKSVTVVAPTVILFILVVFGSTALMKMVM
- a CDS encoding TolC family protein, with the protein product MHRFSPAFTFIGLLLIILSLPSGTSLAQTQGLTVQQCIDIALERNIGVITAKNNLGRAKWDLWDAWGDALPNISASARYGYNKSFGKQYQPELGIEVEVPGTKSYSTGLSISMTLFDGGATWFNIKRSSLLKTASRNDLRQQILSTIYSVRQAYYSLVSAYMLRRVQEDALARSKKQLEVTTSRYELGSASLSEKLKAQVNVANDSLTLLQRVNDIQTAEFNLNVLMNRDVSLPVNPVDTLARVDISRSLDECIETALNDNPSLKSTKASYDAARASTKISRQSWVPRANMSLNWGWSTRESGEWFSYKYDNGAYSFGINFSYGLFDGFTKKTAYSKARLSEQTARENYESERNVLIYNVRQAYLDIQKARLQHETALLAEMSAAEDMKLQQERYRLGASSILELLDAQVSLTNAQYSRISALYQLNLAVAAMARAMGQM
- a CDS encoding efflux RND transporter periplasmic adaptor subunit; the encoded protein is MTKKKRNILIAVAVVVVLAIFIIANLGRSSGSVDSVQVDKVKKGAITSEVTATGSVQARTTVKISADVSAKIVDLPVREGDLVKKGDVLVRLDPTRYEAAVSQAEAGVASARAAEKRAEASLIEARQNYERAKKLYAAQLISEEQYIQSETGHQVATANFESAQFLTKQQIAVLEQEKDILRKTIITAPIDGTVVSLNAEVGEIVMIGTMNNPGTVIMTVADLSTIEVEVEVDETDVAKLQLNQSTKISVDAFPDTTFQGKVVEIGNAAQQSSSSATDRVMNFLVKILLTDTVPGIKPGMTATSDIEVARQTDVLYVPIQAVVMRPEKVDTLEKAPAAEPNSGAIAAEVKPAAAASSNEANKPKEIEGVFRVENGVAKFVPVATGIADQQNIEIKTGLNESDEIVSGSYRVLRALEDGRKVKIEAAPKVIENK